The Setaria italica strain Yugu1 chromosome IX, Setaria_italica_v2.0, whole genome shotgun sequence genome has a window encoding:
- the LOC101773264 gene encoding uncharacterized protein LOC101773264 isoform X2, whose amino-acid sequence MESGSMVDSVSFNPSGDANNASPWPSSILLAQRAYVVISRNDTTASAKSRADHTVEVTFWVADPPAVSFYTFHCSKPPISDCEDADLEVQPHVVGAQGRFILLRTRFASGDDEDEYFIYKGDPESPSLESVPLPDDDRLRGVSEFGIVPRGDGGHYLLVALCYTAKYLDYRLHIFSSEDRTWRTKELLNPCPGVHTILPAKVFMLQDGMLCWVDFAQGLLMCDVLQEPLHAHYIPLPEFLPENRPKVKQFVSGASARRFRDVACVDGMIKFIEMEHRVITEEIIDVPAEKPFNPRDKDVLYDSDLIMLSKHKDVDIKPKILRSVNGWSAMTWTREVGSNCWLKGCAVDVDDILVDHSVRPASYSPWSLKFKNNLAYPTLSTDANDLVYLKSSMILRNPNRLARVVAVDLAKKTLKVKALVGYPFGRRYAPSEQIFRPCALSNYLTRTKGIKLSESEITPGSSSNEPNNTAVCVGEPDSYESKNKHLSECEITQLGRSSNEPHNTAVCVGEPDSYESENKCLSECEITQLGSSSNEPNNKAVCVGDPDSYESENKHPRLSAEKVNHAQNGAQSLVQNFLSSQVHPDQNNMLPQHFNRWEGPGYCSNCGYWGYPSWPHRSNSARPQCFNKWG is encoded by the exons ATGGAATCCGGATCGATGGTCGATAGCGTCTCCTTCAATCCCTCCGGCGACGCCAACAACGCATCCCCGTGGCCATCCTCGATTCTCCTCGCCCAGCGGGCGTACGTCGTCATCAGCAGGAACGACACCACGGCCTCAGCCAAATCGAGGGCCGACCATACCGTGGAGGTCACCTTCTGGGTTGCTGACCCACCGGCCGTGTCCTTCTACACCTTCCACTGCTCCAAGCCCCCCATCTCCGATTGCGAGGACGCCGACTTGGAAGTTCAGCCGCATGTGGTCGGCGCACAGGGCCGATTCATTCTTCTCCGCACCCGCTTCGCttccggcgacgacgaggatgaaTACTTCATCTACAAAGGcgacccggagtcgccgtccCTCGAAAGCGTCCCACTCCCCGATGATGATAGGCTGCGCGGAGTCAGCGAGTTTGGAATTGTGCCCCGCGGTGACGGGGGCCATTATCTCCTTGTCGCTCTCTGTTACACGGCGAAATATTTGGATTACAGGCTTCACATCTTCTCGTCTGAGGATAGGACATGGAGGACTAAGGAACTGCTCAATCCATGCCCTGGAGTCCACACAATTTTACCTGCGAAGGTGTTCATGCTGCAAGATGGGATGCTATGCTGGGTTGATTTCGCGCAAGGCTTGCTGATGTGTGACGTACttcaagaacctcttcatgCACACTACATTCCATTGCCCGAGTTCTTACCTGAAAACAGACCAAAAGTGAAGCAATTTGTCTCAGGAGCTAGTGCCAGGCGTTTTCGAGATGTCGCCTGCGTTGATGGTATGATCAAGTTTATTGAGATGGAACACCGGGTGATCACGGAGGAGATTATAGATGTTCCTGCTGAAAAGCCGTTTAACCCCCGCGACAAGGATGTGCTCTACGACTCAGACTTGATCATGCTGAGCAAGCACAAAGATGTGGACATCAAGCCCAAGATTCTGCGCTCAGTGAATGGTTGGAGTGCCATGACATGGACTAGGGAGGTAGGGTCCAACTGTTGGCTCAAGGGATGTGCCgttgatgttgatgacattTTGGTTGACCACTCTGTTCGTCCGGCAAGTTACAGCCCTTGGAGCTTgaaattcaagaacaacttagCTTATCCCACCCTGAGCACAGATGCTAATGACCTTGTTTACCTCAAGTCATCCATGATTTTGAGAAATCCAAATAGATTGGCACGGGTAGTTGCTGTTGATCTTGCAAAGAAGACATTGAAAGTGAAAGCACTTGTGGGATATCCTTTTGGAAGAAGATATGCCCCTTCCGAGCAAATATTCCGTCCCTGTGCATTATCCAACTATCTGACAAGGACTAAAG GCATTAAACTCTCAGAAAGCGAGATCACACCGGGGAGCTCTTCAAATGAACCAAATAATACAGCT GTCTGTGTGGGTGAGCCTGATTCCTATGAATCTAAGAACAAACATCTCTCAGAATGCGAGATCACACAGTTGGGGAGATCTTCAAATGAACCACATAATACAGCt GTCTGTGTGGGTGAGCCTGATTCCTATGAATCTGAGAACAAATGTCTCTCAGAATGTGAGATCACACAGTTGGGGAGCTCTTCAAATGAACCAAATAATAAAGCt GTCTGTGTGGGTGACCCTGATTCCTATGAATCTGAGAACAAACATCCAAG ACTATCAGCTGAGAAAGTCAACCATGCCCAAAATGGAGCTCAGAGTCTTGTGCAGAATTTTCTTAGCTCACAGGTCCATCCTGATCAAAACAATATG CTTCCGCAGCACTTCAACAGATGGGAGGGGCCCGGCTACTGTAGCAACTGTGGCTATTGGGGCTACCCATCATGGCCCCATCGAAGCAATTCG GCGCGGCCGCAGTGCTTCAACAAGTGGGGGTGA
- the LOC101773264 gene encoding uncharacterized protein LOC101773264 isoform X1, whose product MESGSMVDSVSFNPSGDANNASPWPSSILLAQRAYVVISRNDTTASAKSRADHTVEVTFWVADPPAVSFYTFHCSKPPISDCEDADLEVQPHVVGAQGRFILLRTRFASGDDEDEYFIYKGDPESPSLESVPLPDDDRLRGVSEFGIVPRGDGGHYLLVALCYTAKYLDYRLHIFSSEDRTWRTKELLNPCPGVHTILPAKVFMLQDGMLCWVDFAQGLLMCDVLQEPLHAHYIPLPEFLPENRPKVKQFVSGASARRFRDVACVDGMIKFIEMEHRVITEEIIDVPAEKPFNPRDKDVLYDSDLIMLSKHKDVDIKPKILRSVNGWSAMTWTREVGSNCWLKGCAVDVDDILVDHSVRPASYSPWSLKFKNNLAYPTLSTDANDLVYLKSSMILRNPNRLARVVAVDLAKKTLKVKALVGYPFGRRYAPSEQIFRPCALSNYLTRTKGIKLSESEITPGSSSNEPNNTAVCVGEPDSYESKNKHLSECEITQLGRSSNEPHNTAVCVGEPDSYESENKCLSECEITQLGSSSNEPNNKAVCVGDPDSYESENKHPRLSAEKVNHAQNGAQSLVQNFLSSQVHPDQNNMLPQHFNRWEGPGYCSNCGYWGYPSWPHRSNSVCCISYALFLMCPFFIIIQQH is encoded by the exons ATGGAATCCGGATCGATGGTCGATAGCGTCTCCTTCAATCCCTCCGGCGACGCCAACAACGCATCCCCGTGGCCATCCTCGATTCTCCTCGCCCAGCGGGCGTACGTCGTCATCAGCAGGAACGACACCACGGCCTCAGCCAAATCGAGGGCCGACCATACCGTGGAGGTCACCTTCTGGGTTGCTGACCCACCGGCCGTGTCCTTCTACACCTTCCACTGCTCCAAGCCCCCCATCTCCGATTGCGAGGACGCCGACTTGGAAGTTCAGCCGCATGTGGTCGGCGCACAGGGCCGATTCATTCTTCTCCGCACCCGCTTCGCttccggcgacgacgaggatgaaTACTTCATCTACAAAGGcgacccggagtcgccgtccCTCGAAAGCGTCCCACTCCCCGATGATGATAGGCTGCGCGGAGTCAGCGAGTTTGGAATTGTGCCCCGCGGTGACGGGGGCCATTATCTCCTTGTCGCTCTCTGTTACACGGCGAAATATTTGGATTACAGGCTTCACATCTTCTCGTCTGAGGATAGGACATGGAGGACTAAGGAACTGCTCAATCCATGCCCTGGAGTCCACACAATTTTACCTGCGAAGGTGTTCATGCTGCAAGATGGGATGCTATGCTGGGTTGATTTCGCGCAAGGCTTGCTGATGTGTGACGTACttcaagaacctcttcatgCACACTACATTCCATTGCCCGAGTTCTTACCTGAAAACAGACCAAAAGTGAAGCAATTTGTCTCAGGAGCTAGTGCCAGGCGTTTTCGAGATGTCGCCTGCGTTGATGGTATGATCAAGTTTATTGAGATGGAACACCGGGTGATCACGGAGGAGATTATAGATGTTCCTGCTGAAAAGCCGTTTAACCCCCGCGACAAGGATGTGCTCTACGACTCAGACTTGATCATGCTGAGCAAGCACAAAGATGTGGACATCAAGCCCAAGATTCTGCGCTCAGTGAATGGTTGGAGTGCCATGACATGGACTAGGGAGGTAGGGTCCAACTGTTGGCTCAAGGGATGTGCCgttgatgttgatgacattTTGGTTGACCACTCTGTTCGTCCGGCAAGTTACAGCCCTTGGAGCTTgaaattcaagaacaacttagCTTATCCCACCCTGAGCACAGATGCTAATGACCTTGTTTACCTCAAGTCATCCATGATTTTGAGAAATCCAAATAGATTGGCACGGGTAGTTGCTGTTGATCTTGCAAAGAAGACATTGAAAGTGAAAGCACTTGTGGGATATCCTTTTGGAAGAAGATATGCCCCTTCCGAGCAAATATTCCGTCCCTGTGCATTATCCAACTATCTGACAAGGACTAAAG GCATTAAACTCTCAGAAAGCGAGATCACACCGGGGAGCTCTTCAAATGAACCAAATAATACAGCT GTCTGTGTGGGTGAGCCTGATTCCTATGAATCTAAGAACAAACATCTCTCAGAATGCGAGATCACACAGTTGGGGAGATCTTCAAATGAACCACATAATACAGCt GTCTGTGTGGGTGAGCCTGATTCCTATGAATCTGAGAACAAATGTCTCTCAGAATGTGAGATCACACAGTTGGGGAGCTCTTCAAATGAACCAAATAATAAAGCt GTCTGTGTGGGTGACCCTGATTCCTATGAATCTGAGAACAAACATCCAAG ACTATCAGCTGAGAAAGTCAACCATGCCCAAAATGGAGCTCAGAGTCTTGTGCAGAATTTTCTTAGCTCACAGGTCCATCCTGATCAAAACAATATG CTTCCGCAGCACTTCAACAGATGGGAGGGGCCCGGCTACTGTAGCAACTGTGGCTATTGGGGCTACCCATCATGGCCCCATCGAAGCAATTCGGTATGCTGTATTTCATATGCCTTGTTTCTCATGTGTCCGTTTTTCATCATCATACAGCAACATTAA